The following proteins come from a genomic window of Trifolium pratense cultivar HEN17-A07 linkage group LG4, ARS_RC_1.1, whole genome shotgun sequence:
- the LOC123924250 gene encoding transcription factor bHLH153-like isoform X2 — MIASSFNNADSMFSNEEGIDVRKMMGHKRSLCSVDQSNYNSIASKKQKPDLSISTKDRKEKLGERIVALQQLVSPYGKTDTSSVLKEAMDYIEFLHKQLLSAPYLETSPAAQMQGTESCSSLRSRGLCLVPVSFTIGVAEGNGADIWAPIKTTSPKHENDVSQIQ, encoded by the exons ATGATAGCCAGCTCCTTCAACAATGCTGATTCTATGTTTTCA AATGAAGAAGGGATAGATGTTAGAAAGATGATGGGACATAAAAGGAGCCTTTGTTCCGTTGATCAAAGCAATTATAACTCTATTGCTTCTAAAAAGCAAAAGCCTGATTTATCGATCAGCACTAAG GATAGGAAGGAAAAGCTCGGTGAACGAATTGTTGCTCTTCAACAGCTTGTTTCACCATATGGAAAG ACAGATACATCTTCTGTTCTAAAGGAGGCGATGGACTACATAGAGTTCCTTCATAAACAA CTGCTTAGTGCTCCTTACCTCGAAACTTCACCAGCCGCCCAGATGCAG GGTACAGAGTCATGCAGCAGCCTGAGGAGTAGAGGGTTATGTCTTGTTCCTGTCTCATTTACTATTGGAGTTGCTGAGGGCAATGGTGCAGACATCTGGGCACCAATCAAGACCACTTCACCTAAACATGAGAACGATGTCTCGCAAATTCAGTGA
- the LOC123924250 gene encoding transcription factor bHLH153-like isoform X3 produces the protein MMGHKRSLCSVDQSNYNSIASKKQKPDLSISTKDRKEKLGERIVALQQLVSPYGKTDTSSVLKEAMDYIEFLHKQVKLLSAPYLETSPAAQMQGTESCSSLRSRGLCLVPVSFTIGVAEGNGADIWAPIKTTSPKHENDVSQIQ, from the exons ATGATGGGACATAAAAGGAGCCTTTGTTCCGTTGATCAAAGCAATTATAACTCTATTGCTTCTAAAAAGCAAAAGCCTGATTTATCGATCAGCACTAAG GATAGGAAGGAAAAGCTCGGTGAACGAATTGTTGCTCTTCAACAGCTTGTTTCACCATATGGAAAG ACAGATACATCTTCTGTTCTAAAGGAGGCGATGGACTACATAGAGTTCCTTCATAAACAAGTTAAG CTGCTTAGTGCTCCTTACCTCGAAACTTCACCAGCCGCCCAGATGCAG GGTACAGAGTCATGCAGCAGCCTGAGGAGTAGAGGGTTATGTCTTGTTCCTGTCTCATTTACTATTGGAGTTGCTGAGGGCAATGGTGCAGACATCTGGGCACCAATCAAGACCACTTCACCTAAACATGAGAACGATGTCTCGCAAATTCAGTGA
- the LOC123924251 gene encoding selenoprotein F: MRKVVAVVVSVIVVAFTLTLGVSSEQLSSRECENLGFTGLALCSDCNTLSEYVKDKELVSDCLKCCTEDSKDATTKITYSGALLEVCMRKLVFYPEVVGFIEDEKDQFPSVKVQYVFNSPPKLIMLDDAGQHKETIRIDNWKREHILQYLREKVKPLKAD; this comes from the exons ATGAGGAAAGTCGTTGCCGTGGTTGTGAGTGTGATTGTGGTGGCGTTTACTCTCACCTTGGGTGTTTCATCGGAACAATTGAGCTCTAGAGAATGCGAGAATCTCGGTTTCACCGGACTCGCTTTGTGCTCTGACTGCAATACTTTATCCGAGTATGTCAAAGACAAAG AGTTGGTATCGGATTGTCTCAAGTGTTGCACTGAAGACTCCAAAGATGCCACTACCAAG ATTACATACTCTGGAGCATTATTGGAAGTTTGCATGAGGAAACTTGTTTTCTATCCTGAAGTTGTTGGCTTTATTGAAGATGAAAAAGACCAATTTCCATCAGTTAAAGttcaatatgtttttaattCTCCACCAAAGTTAATTATGCTGGATGATGCAGGGCAACATAAGGAAACAATCAG AATCGATAATTGGAAACGTGAGCATATACTGCAGTATCTGCGTGAGAAGGTGAAACCTTTGAAAGCTGATTGA
- the LOC123924250 gene encoding transcription factor bHLH153-like isoform X1 — MIASSFNNADSMFSNEEGIDVRKMMGHKRSLCSVDQSNYNSIASKKQKPDLSISTKDRKEKLGERIVALQQLVSPYGKTDTSSVLKEAMDYIEFLHKQVKLLSAPYLETSPAAQMQGTESCSSLRSRGLCLVPVSFTIGVAEGNGADIWAPIKTTSPKHENDVSQIQ, encoded by the exons ATGATAGCCAGCTCCTTCAACAATGCTGATTCTATGTTTTCA AATGAAGAAGGGATAGATGTTAGAAAGATGATGGGACATAAAAGGAGCCTTTGTTCCGTTGATCAAAGCAATTATAACTCTATTGCTTCTAAAAAGCAAAAGCCTGATTTATCGATCAGCACTAAG GATAGGAAGGAAAAGCTCGGTGAACGAATTGTTGCTCTTCAACAGCTTGTTTCACCATATGGAAAG ACAGATACATCTTCTGTTCTAAAGGAGGCGATGGACTACATAGAGTTCCTTCATAAACAAGTTAAG CTGCTTAGTGCTCCTTACCTCGAAACTTCACCAGCCGCCCAGATGCAG GGTACAGAGTCATGCAGCAGCCTGAGGAGTAGAGGGTTATGTCTTGTTCCTGTCTCATTTACTATTGGAGTTGCTGAGGGCAATGGTGCAGACATCTGGGCACCAATCAAGACCACTTCACCTAAACATGAGAACGATGTCTCGCAAATTCAGTGA